The DNA window caatattaaaatatatcaaaatattaGTTACCCTATGTGCAGGTATGCACTAAACTGGAACAGAAAAGCTACATGATGACATCCACAGAGAGTATTTCGGTAGCGCAGGGGAGAAAGCCTGCGGGAGAACCTAGTGAAATGTTATCTGTGACTGGACCTGCCCTCCTCCACTGACTGTGAAGTTCACTGGAAGACAGAACTGCCTGGAAATCATTTGGATTCTTATGGAGCGATATTCATTGCTGCTTGTCTTCACTGTCGCCGAgtcctctgacattttccatCTGCAACCAtaactttttaatgtttgagtCATTTGTAAACAGACTTCCCTCCACACGTCATCTAAGAAATCTCAGCATTGTTTGGCTCCTGATAAATATTTAGATTAGTTTTGTTGTTGAGAATGTTTGGAAGCTGCTGCGCTGCATTTAAAGCTAGACTCAATTTATCACAGTTGCACTTTACCTAAGTGAGGTAGAAGACAGCCCTGTAGGAGTAACTGTATTACATGTTGGGGCTAATGAATCAAACTCTTATCCAGTGAATACACGCTATGGCGTCAGTGACGTGGATGCAGATGTGTCTCAAAGAGTTGATGAATCTATCTCCAGACTGTGAAAGAGATCTGAAGTCGCAGTTTGACACAAAGATGTGTTCAGAACTCGACAAAAATCTGGATTTTGTTATGTTACAATGTGTATATAGTTATAAAAACACTATCATTCAACAACTGTTTAAAAAGGGTTTGGAAGGAATATATAGAGATTTGCTCAAGTTTTTGTAATATAAATTATTAGTTCAAATGAtctattaaaacatttgttttacgCAACTGCTAAAAACGCAAATTGTTTACTTTCAATAAGAAAACCATTTGACTTGTTAAATAGGAAAAACAAACCTTTCTCGCTTGGCAACAATAGTATGATTGAAATACTATGGAGTATTTGTTCATTAGAGGGGTGGAACCAGGACACCTTGTATTAATACATGAAGGCTCATGTTTCTGAAAACaccttttatttcattcttgttgtgttttctaACATTGAAACCTTTACATTTGAAGATTTGCACAAAAGAATAAAGTTAGAGTTAAATCTCAACCATGTGTATATTTAATTGACACTAAACATGGCCTCTCTGTCTTTGGCCTTCATCACTGGATAAAGACAGTGAGGGTGAAAGATCAAGAGACAAGAACTGAAACTCTTGTTgaacatcacatttatttaaccaaaaatgtgtcttttaggATGAGCTGGAGGCGGCCACTGCAGCACGTCTGGGTTTGGGGGTGGTGCCTTCCCGGAAACCATTCCTGGAAAATAAGGAATAAGAAatttaaaagaatgaaaataatgttaGGGTTGATGCAGACACATAATTAGGAGTAGTCTGAGTCAAGTGAAAAGTCCTGAGTCACAGTATTTGTTATCTCACAAAAAAAGCTTGGTAATTTACTTTTAGGTTTTAGTCACATTTATAAACAAATGAACGTGATTCCAGTCTCCTGTTTACAGGCTGGTTACCCACGTGAACGGGTAAATAACTCATGTTACTGTAGCAATCTGATGATTCATTCTGAATATTTATATCTCCCAGTTTTGTTTGGACAGAAGGATAAACGTCAAGTTAAGTCTGCAGGCTTTTAGCACAAATTACATGCTGCTCATGCTGGTGTTTTTTGTGCGATAACAGAAGTTGGCATTTCAGTGGAGATGCTATCTCAACAATGCGTTGACGTTTTGACTTAGCAGGATAAGAGGCTTAATGCTCCACTCAGTCCGAGTTTCTGAGCCAGCGTGCAGAACACTTAGGAACTAAATCTTAGGAACTGGCACAGGTAAAAAGACAGCAGTGACAGAACATGTTCTAACATCTGCCCTGTAAGAGCTCTATGTTTATGAAAATAACCTGGCTTGTTAGTTCCACAGACTTCCAGTCCcaattaaaaacaactttattgcCCAATCAGTGAGTTTGTTGATTAATACTCTGTGCACAAAGGTATAAAAGCGCTGACAGTGAAAACTACAGCATGACTGCCAACATGATAAGTTACATGAACTATACTTAAACAGGTTTTTCaactggaaacaggaagtctTTCAAAGCCCTACTTCAGACAAATAACTGGAATATGAAAAAAGCTTTAACTTAGTTATTACGAAGTTAGAAGACATTCGGTTTTCAACAGTTTATCATTTGTGCGTGTCGATTTGAACCCAACAATGTCTGCCAGCCAAACTTTTTTGGATGAAGGGTCGGAGCTGATTCACTGAAATGTAGCCAAGCTTCACTGGAAAGGTACAAAAGCTTGTCTGTACCtcacaacacacatgaaaacaacatttcctgCCAAACTGAATAAAAGCGTGTTATAAACTGCACAATCCAACAATTGTAGGGTCCAATCTGTCAATGAAGCTTACCTCAGAGAAAATACTGATATCATTTGAGTTCATttgttcagacatttttttttcaccatcaTTGGTAAGCATCATTGACAAGTCTTGACGGGACTACAGGCAGGTTTCCCGTAAGGATAGTTCTCAAAGTAACAACAAAGCCACGATAGGATCATATGGTAATACAATCTAGcatttctttgatttaaatgtCTATTTAGGAAATAGAGAAAAGTAAATATCAACTTGTGGGTGGTTTTAAGTAAGGATCGTGGATCTTGCTTGAATTTTCGGCGTGGGATATTTCATTACAAATGAACAGCAGATCCACTGTATGTAATCAAGATGCTACATGAAAATGAATTACTAATAAAGTGTTAAACACCTAATTTCTTTTAAGTATTAGCATCATGATGCATGTAATCATTTGTATTACTGACGCCAAGGCAATTAAAACACGTCACCTTTCTGACATGAGTCCAAtaacagagggacagacagcaAACCTGCTTTCATAGCAGAATTATCCATCAAGTGGCTGCACATCTAAAtcagcatcttcatcaaaggatCATACCTGAACCTGCGGTAGACGACCTTCATGTGTCTCAGACGGCCGGTACCAGTGGTGTTCCTCCTCTTGGCCTTTGCGCTCCAGTTGtctacaaaacaaatatttcaatgtATCCAAGCAGCCTGGATATTCCCACCAATGTAGAGCTGGATACTGTACTGTCATACTGACAGTCAGTGACATGACTTAACATGTTGCACACACAATTCAAGTCACTAATTAGGTTTAAGTACACAACTCATATACAAAACAGAACGAAAACATCTGGACAAAGTCAAGATTACTGTCAATAGTAGATTAAGTATGAGTGTGAGGGAAAGACTACAGATAAAACCATAGCTAACCTGCATGTTTGTTCAATTCAAGTCATTCGTTCATAAAGCTACACTTACACTTTCTCTTGCGCTTCTCGGGGTAGCCACACTTGCCGCAGCTGGACTTCTGCAGGTGATAGGCCTTGGAACCACAGCGACGGCACAAGGTGTGCGTCTTGTTGCGGCGCTTACCGAAAGAAGATGTCCCCTTGGTCTGAATAAGAAAGACACCACAggtcaacacaacaaactcaaaGACTGGAGCACAAGTTACAGCTCTGACGGTCTTGTCTCAGTTACAAAGGATGAATCACAGAAAGTCATATgttcagacatttgtgtttgaaaacatcactgacaAGACTCAGAGGATCAAGAACAACCATTTGATGAATGTAAGGGATGCAATATACTGCCTCAGTGATAGATCTACTGTATTACACATTTCCTATCAACTACAGTGAAGTACTTAGTAAGTATTCAGTAAAacataactaaataaataaagtatagaGTAGAACAGGTATGTTTCTTCACCTGGTTACTCACTGTGCAATACGATCAGTAGATGTTGCTACTATGTCTTTGTCTATAATTTGTTACTGATCATTATGTGAACATTTGCTTGTTTACTAAAACAATTGAGTATGAACCATTTAATCAATGAAAGAGGTATTGTACAATGAGAGTGAACTACTTAATCACATAAAGTATGAACACTAATCTCAGGCTTCATACAAACGAGTTTACAGATCTGTTTACTTTCTGTATAATCACctaaatgaaacacatgaagacaTTAGCTGGTTATGCTAACCGCTATGGAGGAGCTAGCTAGCTAGTTGAACATTTCACAGCCTCCTTAAAACTTCACCGGATAGAAACTGGCTCGATGTTTGATTATTTGCAGATACAAACGAAATCATTCGGGGTTATTCAACTGTTGTGCGGCGGTGGGCCGGGTGAATCAAACTGAACCTCGATGCTAACGAGAGCGTATAGATGCTAGACGGAAGCGACATGAACAGCGTTATTTTCTTATTAAAATGGAGTTTCGTCTCTGCAATAGTTAATCCGAACAGAGACGATGTTTATCCGGTAGAGAAACATCATCAGTCGGTGTCAGATTAACGGCCCGTGGAGAAGATGTTTGCAGATTTCTGTGGGACAGCGTTGCTTCTCACCATTTTCGTCCGGTGGCTGAGGGAAAAGAGGCCGGAAGAGGGGCAGGCGCTGCATCAAATCACATCCGTGCGGCTTCCGGTGTAACACACAAATGCGACCCCATGTTGTTTTGCACAGGAAAagatcattcatttcatttcccacACAACGCACCGAATTAAAAAGTTCCCACTCACTTCAATCAAAGCTTCGTaaccatttttaaaaatttttaaTCGTGCACCACAAAACggaattaaatacattttacagcatttaaattatataaattatataattatataaagtTATAATGTCATCATAACACAAAGAAAAGCTTTATAATGTATTTGGtataaactaaaataacatgGCCTTTTGGGCCAGACCTACAACATGTGTAGCCTGTGAGCCCAGTGTGCTTGATGATAGACTGATTAACAGGATACGTGcacagagcacagagaggaggaagctcATTTATAACTTCACATATTACTCTATTCATGGTTAATGTATTCATGTTTAATGTATTAATGGTTAATGTATTCATGGTTAATCCAGCCATTGCTCAGATGACAGAAAATATAACATTGCAGATATAAAACATAAAGGAACTTTCTTTGCATGGAGACTGGTCTCCCCCGTTTAAGATAAAGAGCTCCAATTGCTGTTACTTGCAGATAATCTGTGTACATCCAACTGGTCTGTGCCCCAGGAAAGACCCAGAACATGCTGGCGGAGCTTCGTGTCCCATCTGGTCTGTGAGTGAGTCAGATCCTGAGGGCTGTGGCCCGAGAGAAAGATGTCTGGGCTACTTTTCTCACCTAGCAGGCAAAATTCAAGAAAAGAGGTTGTTGTGGAGAATACATTTTTACAGGATTTAAGTGTTTTTCGTCAGACTTGCTCCAGTTTTAATTTACTATGAGTGCCCCTTCTACAATATTTGTCAATTAAAGACTAAATAATCTCAACAGATTTACATAGATGTCCACAGCAGGTCGGGCTAGATATATGTTTCAAGACAGTAACATCACATGATTATTTatgggtcaagaaagaaaagaaatgtaacATTCTTCCAGATCTTTTTATAAAACACCATTGACACTGTCTGTAGAAGTGTCATTGAAAGTGACATTAATGAGACAACCCACAGAGCAACGTcagcaaacacatgaataatcTAAAGGCTGCCACACCCAATGACTCTGTTGATCATAAAGGTGATTGTGCATATAGGCTCCTGCACAGTGGTTTAGCTCTGGCATGGTATTATACAGAGGTCCTGAAGAGCataacacaacagcaaatcacaaaacacaacaacaaatcacaaaacagaaTCAAAAAATACAGCAGCATTAACTAACAAAAAAGGTAGATACCTGTTAATGACGAGGCCTGTCGCtgatcatattttatattatgttgtaGGATTTGCActagtgttttgtgttttttgatttgcaGTTGTCTTTTGTGATTTCCCaatgtgcttttttatttgttgttgtgttttcttatttaccAATGTGTAATTTGATTTGCCGTTGTGCTTTTGATTTGCTTTTGATTAGCTGTTGTGTCTTTTGATTTGCTGATGTTGTGTTTTGCGCTTTGCCAACATTTTGGggtgatttgttgttgtgtttcatgatttgttgttgatgtgctgttgtgtattttttttttttttttcgtttgcacttcagggccaccaCATTCCTGGGGTTTAACTGTTGAAAACTGATCAATACAAATAATTGGACAGAAAATTGCTGAGCAGAGAATTGTTGGATGTCCATGAACTCTGTGATAAAAAACAATAGTTATGAATGACTTACAATTTACACCATGTAATCCTGTGACAGGGTTAGGGGGTTTTTGTGCGTCATTTAAATCAGTGTTGTGATAGTGCATGAGCAGGTAAAGGAGAGCGTGACCTTGTCTTCTGCCTGTATAGTAAAGGAGCATCTGACTGAGTGCGCGTCCCCGTGTCCCCGGCGGAGAAAAGGCGCATCCCCctccatttatatttcagtCACGCAGCATTTGCTCACATTTGAGATGAAGCATGCGGGATGTGTGCGTCTGTTTTCTCTCCGTCGCATCTCGCATCAGTAAtttaaagacagagaaagaaaaaaacaaataattcagGTTTTATTCTGGACAATAGCAATCTGAGCGTGTTGTTGTGGATAATCTGGATTGTTTGCCTGCGACTGCACCTCGtcgtttttttcttccttccagctgtttaaaacatctgcagcagcctTTATTATTCCCCCCTCAACACTCACACCCAGGGTTTATTGTAGGCAGGGTGGGATGCAGAGCCCTTGACGGCTGCTGATACATTGCGatgcttctcctgcagcagcggTGATGTGATGGCGTGAGGTGAAGCCcagtgaggaggtgagggaCGATGCCCGGTGCAGCGGGCACAAGACACCTTCGACCCCGGCCCTGAATGCACCGGAGAGAGACACCTACGCGGGTGTCACCACCGTCAGCCCTGGATGCTGCGCCGCAGGATGGGATACGCCGACCCATCGTCGGGTAAAGACATACTCGGCAATCGCTCCCTTTGTTTCATATTCATTTGCGCCTTCGGCCTCGTCACGTTACTGCAGCAGATTCTCTACGGGAAAAACTACATCAAGAGGTAAGTGTTGTTTCTGTCCCGCCGCCATACATGCAGGCAATCAGAGCGCGTGCATGCGAGCCAGAGTTCTCCAAGctgtaatgataataatccgATTTAAAAAAGCATGCTATCATAGCTTTCATTGATCCCAATCAATAACCGAATGTTGATCGAACAATGGGCCAGTGATTGATAACCTGATGATGTTCAGTCTACGTGTGGGGacgcatggggggggggggggaaacaagCTCTAATGgctgaaaagaacaaaagcaaTTAACCATCCATTTTTCTTTCCCAGTAGAAACAGTTTCCATcggatttctttttttgatattttctgaaAGCGAGGCATCACATTCATACCATACACAGTGCTCTAGCTTGTGTATGGTAATggtttacccccccccccccccccccccttcttttccctcaaagatttttattttatatttttaccgTTTCAGCCTTTCTTGAC is part of the Paralichthys olivaceus isolate ysfri-2021 chromosome 18, ASM2471397v2, whole genome shotgun sequence genome and encodes:
- the rpl37 gene encoding large ribosomal subunit protein eL37, with product MTKGTSSFGKRRNKTHTLCRRCGSKAYHLQKSSCGKCGYPEKRKRKYNWSAKAKRRNTTGTGRLRHMKVVYRRFRNGFREGTTPKPRRAAVAASSSS